In a single window of the Colius striatus isolate bColStr4 chromosome 21, bColStr4.1.hap1, whole genome shotgun sequence genome:
- the CASP9 gene encoding caspase-9 has translation MEEAARRALRRGRARLVAGLSPEPLWRPLQQRGLFTPTMVEELQSAGSRGEQARKLVIDLETRGKQAFPMFLSILRDTGQGDLADMLMEEYQGLPAAPQPVDLQPVQLDIHAEKHNKNVNFPERLPFLVQAKSERPRTPAVDKRNHDLVYELKADPCGRCLIINNVTFSRDSCLSPRDGSDVDCKKLEKRFKALRFDVLTRRNLPAQEMVSELQRLARRDHSALDCCIVVILSHGCQTSHIQFPGGVYGTDGTPIPIEKIVNYFNGSNCPSLRGKPKLFFIQACGGEQKDRGFEVDHDSPSDEAPEGSLESDAVPFQTPLGNGDEPDAVASLPTPSDILVSYSTFPGFVSWREVSSGSWYVETLDSVLEQHARSEDLLNMLLRVANAVSARGRYKQIPGCFNFLRKKFFFSCK, from the exons atGGAggaggcggcgcggcgggcgctGCGGCGCGGGCGGGCGCGGCTCGTGGCGGGCCTCAGCCCGGAGCCGCTCTGGCGGCCGCTGCAGCAGCGCGGGCTCTTCACGCCGACCAtggtggaggagctgcag agCGCTGGCAGCCGAGGGGAGCAAGCCCGGAAGCTGGTTATTGACTTGGAGACTCGAGGGAAACAGGCTTTTCCCATGTTCCTCTCCATCCTGAGGGACACTGGGCAAGGGGACCTGGCTGACATGCTGATGGAGGAGTACCAAggcctgccagcagcaccacagccagtggacctgcagcctgtccagctgGACATACATGCGGAGAAGCATAATAAAA ATGTGAACTTCCCTGAACGTTTGCCCTTCCTGGTCCAAGCTAAGAGCGAACGCCCTCGAACGCCGGCTGTAGACAAGAGGAACCATGACTTG GTTTATGAGCTGAAAGCAGACCCATGTGGACGCTGCCTGATCATCAACAATGTCACCTTCAGCAGAGACTCCTGTCTGTCCCCTCGGGATGGTTCTGATGTGGACTgcaagaagctggagaagcgCTTCAAGGCCTTGCGCTTCGATGTCCTGACCCGGCGGAATCTGCCAGCTCAG GAAATGGTTTCTGAGCTGCAGAGACTGGCACGGCGGGACCACAGCGCCTTGGACTGCTGCATCGTGGTCATCCTCTCCCATGGGTGTCAG ACCAGCCATATTCAGTTTCCTGGAGGCGTTTACGGAACAGATGGAACTCCCATTCCAATAGAAAAGATTGTCAACTATTTCAATGGGTCCAATTGCCCGAGTCTGAGAGGAAAACCCAAACTCTTCTTCATCCAGGCCTGTGGTGGAG AACAGAAGGATCGTGGCTTCGAAGTGGATCACGATTCACCCAGCGACGAAGCTCCAGAAGGTTCTTTGGAGTCAGATGCTGTTCCATTTCAGACTCCACTGGGTAATGGGGATGAACCAGATGCCGTAGCCAGTTTGCCCACCCCAAGTGATATCTTGGTGTCCTACTCGACTTTCCCAG GTTTTGTCTCCTGGAGGGAGGTGTCGAGTGGCTCGTGGTACGTGGAAACGCTGGACAGCGTGCTGGAGCAACACGCCCGCTCGGAGGATCTGCTGAACATGTTACTGCGG GTGGCCAATGCTGTCTCTGCCAGGGGCAGGTACAAGCAGATCCCTGGCTGTTTCAACTTCCTccggaaaaagttcttcttctCCTGCAAGTGA
- the LOC104556604 gene encoding LOW QUALITY PROTEIN: chymotrypsin-C-like (The sequence of the model RefSeq protein was modified relative to this genomic sequence to represent the inferred CDS: deleted 2 bases in 2 codons) — protein sequence MGEDDKMMQQSWRAPCPPSVGQSPHGSGGRSVTKVPAVMGAIRGVSGPTTAPWGWLTATMLGAVCLAVLLGYAYGCGQPAVPPLLGARVVGGEDARAHSWPWQISLQYSRSGSWSHTCGGTLIAPNWVLTAAHCISSSLTYRVVLGKQVLSEVDEPGSVAVGVEKIIVHEKWNSFLIINDIALIKLAEEVQESDTIQAACLPPSGLILENDYPCYVTGWGRISTNGPLADVLQQALLPVVDYATCSQTSWWGSTVRTTMVCAGGDGVVSGCKGDSGGPLNCHHDGVWEVDGIVSFGSGLGCNTIRKPTVFTRVSAYIDWINEVGAPSSHPRRGHLLCPCPLLAEGLTLSAPFTPCLVVGRKSARTEAAARGATGLEWNKGTSAELVSCVSLVIWG from the exons ATGGGAGAGGATGATAAGATGATGCAACAGAGCTGGAGAGCCCCCTGTCCCCCG AGCGTGGGACAGTCACCACATGGCAGTGGTGGGAGGAGTGTCACCAAGGTCCCTGCTGTGATGGGTGCTATAAGAGGGGTGAGT GGCCCCACCACAGCACCTTGGGGCTGGCTGACTGCAACcatgctgggagctgtgtgtcTCGCTGTGCTGCTGGGCTACG cctATGGATGCGGTCAGCCGGCCGTGCCGCCGCTGTTGGGTGCCCGTGTGGTGGGTGGTGAAGACGCCCGGGCCCACAGCTGGCCGTGGCAG ATCTCCCTACAGTACAGCCGCAGCGGGAGCTGGAGCCACACATGCGGAGGGACCCTCATTGCCCCTAACTGGGTGCTGACAGCTGCCCACTGCATCAG CTCTAGCCTGACGTACCGGGTGGTGCTGGGCAAGCAGGTCCTGTCTGAAGTGGATGAGCCAGGCTCAGTGGCCGTGGGTGTGGAGAAGATCATCGTGCACGAGAAGTGGAACTCCTTCCTCATCAT CAACGACATCGCCCTGATCAAGCTGGCAGAGGAGGTGCAGGAGAGCGATACCATCcaggctgcctgcctgccaccCTCCGGCCTCATCCTGGAGAATGACTACCCCTGCTACGTCACTGGCTGGGGACGCatcagca CAAACGGGCCGCTGGCTGACGTCCTGCAGCAGGCGCTGCTGCCCGTGGTGGACTACGCGACGTGCTCACAGACGAGCTGGTGGGGCAGCACCGTGCGCACCACCATGGTGTGTGCCGGCGGGGACGGCGTCGTCTCCGGCTGCAAG GGGGACTCGGGTGGCCCCCTGAACTGCCACCATGACGGGGTCTGGGAGGTGGACGGCATCGTCAGCTTCGGCTCCGGCCTGGGCTGCAACACCATCAGGAAGCCCACGGTCTTCACAAGGGTATCTGCCTACATCGACTGGATCAACGAGGTGGGTGCACCTTCCTCTCACCCCAGGAGGGGCCACTTGCTTtgtccctgtcccctcctggctGAGGGTCTCACCCTGAGTGCCCCCTTCACCCCATGTCTTGTCGTTGGCAGAAAATCAGCGCGAACTGAGGCGGCGGCGCGTGGCGCGACAGGTCTGGAGTGGAATAAAGGCACAAGTGCAGAGCTGGTCTCCTGTGTCTCGCTGGTTATTTGGGGTTGA
- the EFHD2 gene encoding EF-hand domain-containing protein D2 codes for MAAEELSARRGRGPEPGPGPGSPVGRVGGESSPGGGRRVFSPAGEFREFSRRQLRDMERLFRQYDAGKDGFIDLMELKLMMEKLGAPQTHLGLKNMIKEVDEDLDSKLSFREFLLIFRKAAAGELQEDSGLHALARLSEIDVSTEGVKGAKNFFEAKVQAIHDASRFEEEIKAEQEEKKKQAEELKQRKAAFKELQSTFKQ; via the exons ATGGCGGCGGAGGAGCTGTCGGCACGACGGGGCCGGGGACCGGAGCCCGGGCCGGGACCGGGCAGCCCGGTGGGGCGGGTAGGGGGCGAGAGCTCGCCCGGGGGCGGTCGCCGAGTCTTCAGCCCCGCCGGGGAATTCCGCGAGTTCTCCCGGAGGCAGCTCCGCGACATGGAGCGGCTCTTCCGACA GTATGACGCAGGGAAAGATGGTTTCATTGACCTGATGGAGCTGAAGCTGATGATGGAGAAGCTGGGGGCCCCACAAACACACCTGGGCTTGAAGAACATGATCAAAGAAGTGGATGAGGACCTGGACAGCAAGCTCAGCTTTCGAGAG TTCCTGCTGATTTTCcggaaggcagcagcaggggagctgcaggaggacagcGGGCTGCACGCCCTGGCCCGCCTCTCCGAGATCGACGTCTCCACCGAGGGCGTGAAAGGTGCCAAGAACTTCTTCGAGGCCAAG GTGCAAGCCATCCACGACGCCAGTCGCTTTGAGGAGGAGATCAAGGcagaacaggaggagaagaagaagcAGGCGGAGGAGCTGAAGCAGAGGAAGGCAGCGTTCAAGGAGCTGCAGTCCACCTTCAAGCAGTGA